One Microtus pennsylvanicus isolate mMicPen1 chromosome 3, mMicPen1.hap1, whole genome shotgun sequence DNA window includes the following coding sequences:
- the Fam219b gene encoding protein FAM219B isoform X3, which produces MAASEPQGHAVRMSTQGPRPGAAPDGAARAAGLPSGRSGGAALRLGERPPAAMEKRGPYMVTRAPSIQAKLQKHRDLAKAVLRRKGMLGALPNRPDSSGKRSVKFNKGYTALSQSPDENLVSLDSDSR; this is translated from the exons aTGGCGGCCTCAGAGCCCCAGGGGCACGCTGTGCGGATGTCCACCCAGGGACCTAGGCCTGGCGCGGCCCCAGACGGCGCGGCAAGAGCTGCAGGACTGCCCTCCGGACGGAGCGGCGGCGCGGCCCTCCGGCTCGGGGAACGCCCGCCGGCCGCTATGGAGAAACGGGGACCATACATGGTGACGCGCGCACCTTCCATTCAGGCTAAGCTTC AGAAGCACCGGGACCTGGCCAAGGCCGTTCTACGGAGAAAGGGCATGCTGGGGGCCTTACCGAACCGCCCCGATTCTTCAGGAAAAAG GTCAGTGAAGTTTAACAAGGGCTATACTGCTCTTAGCCAGAGTCCAGATGAAAACCTGGTGTCCCTTGACTCTGACAG cAGGTGA
- the Mpi gene encoding mannose-6-phosphate isomerase — MASQRVFPLSCVVQQYAWGKMGSNSEVACLLASSDPLAQISEDKPYAELWMGTHPRGDARILDNRISQKTLGQWIADNQDCLGSKVKDTFNGKLPFLFKVLSVETALSIQAHPNKELAQKLHLQAPQHYPDNNHKPEMAIALTSFQGLCGFRPVEEIVTFLKKVPEFQSLIGEEATAQLKQSVSGDPGAVAAALRNCFSHLMKSEKKVVVEQLNLLVKRISQQVSAGNSMDDICGKLLLQLHQQYPGDIGCFAIYFLNLLNLKPGEAMFLEANVPHAYLKGDCVECMACSDNTVRAGLTPKFIDVPTLCEMLNYTPSPSKDRLFAPTRSQDDPYLSIYDPPVPDFTVMKMEVPGSVTEYKVLAVDSASILLMVQGTVTATTPTVQAEIPLQRGGVLFIGANESVSLKLTVPKDLLIFRACCLL, encoded by the exons ATGGCGAGTCAGCGAG TGTTCCCACTTTCCTGTGTGGTGCAGCAGTATGCCTGGGGGAAGATGGGCTCCAACAGCGAAGTGGCATGCCTGCTGGCTAGCAGTGACCCACTGGCCCAGATCTCAGAGGACAAGCCTTATGCAGAG CTGTGGATGGGGACACATCCCCGGGGAGATGCCAGGATCCTTGACAACCGTATTTCCCAGAAGACATTAGGCCAGTGGATTGCTGACAACCAGGACTGCTTAGGCTCAAAGGTCAAAGACACCTTTAATGGCAAGCTACCCTTCCTCTTCAAAGTGCTCTCCGTGGAAACAGCCCTGTCTATCCAGGCACACCCTAACAAG GAGCTGGCACAGAAGCTGCACCTCCAGGCTCCGCAGCACTACCCGGATAACAACCACAAGCCTGAAATGGCCATCGCCCTCACCTCCTTCCAGGGCTTGTGTGGTTTCCGGCCAGTGGAGGAGATTGTGACCTTCCTGAAGA AGGTGCCTGAGTTCCAGTCCCTGATTGGAGAGGAGGCCACAGCACAGCTGAAGCAGAGCGTGAGCGGGGATCCTGGGGCTGTGGCCGCTGCTCTGAGGAATTGCTTCTCCCACCTGATGAAGAGTGAGAagaaggtggtggtggagcagcTTAACCTGTTGGTGAAGCGCATCTCCCAGCAAG TATCTGCCGGAAACAGCATGGACGACATTTGTGGGAAGCTCTTGCTGCAGCTGCACCAGCAGTACCCAGGTGATATCGGATGTTTCGCCATTTACTTCCTGAACCTGCTCAACTTGAAGCCGGGGGAAGCCATGTTTCTGGAGGCCAATGTGCCCCATGCCTACCTGAAGGGAG ACTGTGTGGAGTGCATGGCATGTTCAGACAATACTGTGCGTGCTGGCCTGACGCCCAAATTCATTGATGTGCCAACCCTGTGTGAAATGCTCAACTACACACCTAGCCCCAGCAAGGACAGGCTGTTTGCCCCAACACGGAGTCAAGATGACCCCTATCTCTCTATCTATGACCCCCCTGTGCCGGACTTCACTGTTATGAAGATGGAG GTCCCTGGCTCTGTCACTGAATACAAGGTCTTGGCAGTAGACTCTGCCAGCATCCTTCTCATGGTCCAAGGGACAGTGACAGCTACCACACCTACAGTTCAAGCAGAAATCCCTTTGCAGCGTGGTGGAGTGCTCTTCATTGGGGCCAATGAGAGTGTCTCGCTGAAGCTTACCGTGCCCAAGGATCTGCTCATCTTCCGGGCCTGCTGTCTGTTGTAG
- the Fam219b gene encoding protein FAM219B isoform X1 has translation MAASEPQGHAVRMSTQGPRPGAAPDGAARAAGLPSGRSGGAALRLGERPPAAMEKRGPYMVTRAPSIQAKLQKHRDLAKAVLRRKGMLGALPNRPDSSGKRSVKFNKGYTALSQSPDENLVSLDSDSDGELESRYSSGYSSAEQVNQDVSRQLLQDGYHLDEIPDDEDLDLIPPKPIASSSCSCCWCCLGDSSCTLQ, from the exons aTGGCGGCCTCAGAGCCCCAGGGGCACGCTGTGCGGATGTCCACCCAGGGACCTAGGCCTGGCGCGGCCCCAGACGGCGCGGCAAGAGCTGCAGGACTGCCCTCCGGACGGAGCGGCGGCGCGGCCCTCCGGCTCGGGGAACGCCCGCCGGCCGCTATGGAGAAACGGGGACCATACATGGTGACGCGCGCACCTTCCATTCAGGCTAAGCTTC AGAAGCACCGGGACCTGGCCAAGGCCGTTCTACGGAGAAAGGGCATGCTGGGGGCCTTACCGAACCGCCCCGATTCTTCAGGAAAAAG GTCAGTGAAGTTTAACAAGGGCTATACTGCTCTTAGCCAGAGTCCAGATGAAAACCTGGTGTCCCTTGACTCTGACAG TGATGGGGAGCTGGAATCCAGATACTCCTCCGGGTATTCCTCTGCAGAG cAGGTGAACCAGGATGTGAGCCGGCAGCTGCTGCAGGATGGATATCACCTGGATGAGATTCCAGATGATGAGGACCTGGACCTCATTCCCCCTAAGCCTATTGCCTCTTCCTCATGTTCTTGCTGCTGGTGCTGCCTTGGGGATTCTTCCTGTACCCTCCAGTAG
- the Fam219b gene encoding protein FAM219B isoform X2, translated as MAASEPQGHAVRMSTQGPRPGAAPDGAARAAGLPSGRSGGAALRLGERPPAAMEKRGPYMVTRAPSIQAKLQKHRDLAKAVLRRKGMLGALPNRPDSSGKRSVKFNKGYTALSQSPDENLVSLDSDSDGELESRYSSGYSSAEVNQDVSRQLLQDGYHLDEIPDDEDLDLIPPKPIASSSCSCCWCCLGDSSCTLQ; from the exons aTGGCGGCCTCAGAGCCCCAGGGGCACGCTGTGCGGATGTCCACCCAGGGACCTAGGCCTGGCGCGGCCCCAGACGGCGCGGCAAGAGCTGCAGGACTGCCCTCCGGACGGAGCGGCGGCGCGGCCCTCCGGCTCGGGGAACGCCCGCCGGCCGCTATGGAGAAACGGGGACCATACATGGTGACGCGCGCACCTTCCATTCAGGCTAAGCTTC AGAAGCACCGGGACCTGGCCAAGGCCGTTCTACGGAGAAAGGGCATGCTGGGGGCCTTACCGAACCGCCCCGATTCTTCAGGAAAAAG GTCAGTGAAGTTTAACAAGGGCTATACTGCTCTTAGCCAGAGTCCAGATGAAAACCTGGTGTCCCTTGACTCTGACAG TGATGGGGAGCTGGAATCCAGATACTCCTCCGGGTATTCCTCTGCAGAG GTGAACCAGGATGTGAGCCGGCAGCTGCTGCAGGATGGATATCACCTGGATGAGATTCCAGATGATGAGGACCTGGACCTCATTCCCCCTAAGCCTATTGCCTCTTCCTCATGTTCTTGCTGCTGGTGCTGCCTTGGGGATTCTTCCTGTACCCTCCAGTAG